One region of Brachyhypopomus gauderio isolate BG-103 chromosome 9, BGAUD_0.2, whole genome shotgun sequence genomic DNA includes:
- the ntmt2 gene encoding N-terminal Xaa-Pro-Lys N-methyltransferase 2 → MSESMSIVEFGRTHQAFRERWANTDHDLCRHSMSFDLHNILRQEFFASYLYMLEQIPLVKLYAMTCASVKGEKQFYHRAQNFYKDVPASEEGMMGDFVELSELDLESSRQFLKKCVGPGKAGTRRALDCGCGIGRVSKGVLFPVFQTLEMLDMMENFILHAHECYLGDCADRVESYYVYNLQDFTPPPKRYDVVWMQWVACHLTDKDLMEFLRRAQAGLRPSGVIVLKDNMARQGCRLDPVDSSVIRHLDIMRSIIETAGLTILEVQKQEGFPESIMPVWMISMR, encoded by the exons ATGTCCGAATCAATGTCCATCGTGGAGTTTGGCAGGACACACCAGGCTTTCCGAGAGAGGTGGGCGAACACGGACCACGATCTGTGCCGGCACAGCATGTCCTTTGACCTGCACAACATCTTGCGGCAGGAGTTCTTCGCCAGCTACCTGTACATGCTTGAGCAGATCCCCCTCG TGAAGCTGTACGCCATGACCTGTGCAAGCGTGAAGGGGGAGAAACAGTTCTACCACAGAGCACAGAACTTCTACAAAGACGTGCCAGCGTCAGAGGAGGGCATGATGGGAGATTTTGTGGAACTCtcagaactggacctggagaGCTCCAGACAGTTCTTGAAAAAATGTGTG GGTCCAGGGAAGGCCGGTACCAGGCGAGCTCTGGACTGTGGCTGTGGGATTGGACGGGTTTCTAAAGGAGTCCTGTTCCCCGTCTTCCAAACCTTGGAGATGCTGGACATGATGGAGAACTTCATTCTTCACGCACACGAGTGCTATTTGGGTGACTGTGCCGACCGTGTGGAGTCCTACTACGTCTACAACTTGCAGGACTTCACACCTCCCCCCAAAAGATACGACGTTGTGTGGATGCAGTGGGTAGCAT GTCACCTGACAGACAAAGACCTGATGGAGTTCCTGAGACGTGCTCAGGCAGGCTTGAGGCCCAGTGGGGTCATCGTCCTGAAGGACAACATGGCGCGTCAGGGCTGCAGGCTGGACCCCGTCGACAGCAGCGTCATCCGCCACCTGGACATCATGAGGAGCATCATTGAGACCGCAGGCCTCACCATCCTGGAGGTGCAGAAGCAGGAGGGTTTCCCAGAGAGCATCATGCCCGTGTGGATGATCTCCATGCGCTGA